TCGCTTCTTGCACGGTATTGGGTTCGGGATGGCAACGACAGCTACTGGTACGATTGTAACTGATGTTGCGCCAGCTCATCGACGAGGCGAAGCGCTTGCATATTTCGGCGTATTTATGAGTCTGCCGATGGTAATTGGTCCTTTTTTAGGTTTAACAATTATTTCTCATTTTTCGTTTACTGTATTATTTATCGTTTGTTCCGTATTTTCATTACTTGCATTTTTATTAGGACTACTTGTAGATATTCCGCACGAAGCACCTGTTAGCAAACAAAAACGTGAAAAAATGAAATGGAAAGACTTAATCGAACCATCTTCTATTCCGATTGCACTTACAGGATTTGTTTTAGCCTTTTCTTATAGTGGTATTTTATCCTTTATTCCTATTTATGCGAAAGAACTCGGTTTAAGTGAAATTGCAAGTTACTTCTTTATTTTATACGCACTTGTTGTTGTCATTTCTCGTCCATTTACAGGAAAGATTTTTGATCGCTTCGGTGAAAATGTACTCGTTTACCCTGCTATCATTATTTTCACAATCGGAATGTTCATATTAAGCCAAGCCCAAACTTCATTTTGGTTCCTTGGCGCAGGTATGCTAATCGGTTTAGGTTACGGGACATTAATTCCGAGTTTCCAAACGATTGCGATTTCTGCCGCTCCAAACCATAGACGTGGTTCTGCGACAGCTACGTATTTCTCATTCTTTGATAGTGGTATTGGTTTTGGTTCTTTCATTTTAGGTATTGTCGCAGCGAAATCCAGTTATCATAATATGTATTTTATCGCAGCTATTATCGTTGCGTTCACTTTACTTTTATATTATGGATTACACGGACGAAAACAAAAATTCAAGAAACAACCTACAGACGGAAAAATTTCCGCTTAACGTTAATAAGGAAAGTAAACTTCCCCGTTTACTTTCCTTATTTTGTATTTCTTTCAAGACGAACGTATACTTATAGTAGAAATAAAAAGGAGGGCCATATATGAAACTAAAAAAATCTCCCCTACTCTTACTTATACTAACATTCATATTTGTAATTACAGGGCTTGGGTTTACTTACTTCAAACAAAATAAAACGACCCCACCAAAACATAATGTGACAAAAGAAAACTGGTTAAATGACCCTTACTTACGTTGGTCATATACCCATATGAAAGAATTCACTTTAGTTAATGACGTAAAAAACAATCCTGACCAAATTGCTCACTTCCCTTCCGCATTGCAAAACTTAGACGATTTTGCTGTGGAGCGTAGATTCGGAAATACAACTCCTCTAAAAAAACTTTTAGATGATAACAAAACAGATGCTTTTGTCGTTGTACATAATGGACAACTTGTTTACGAACGATATTTCAATGGGTATAAACAGAATGAACCTCATGGTATGGCATCATTAGCAAAAGTCTTTACCGGGGCAATTATACAATCTCTGGCTGAAGAGAATCGTATCGATTTAGAGAAAACAGCTGACACTTACATAAAAGAATTAAAAAACACACCGTTCGGTAATGCCACACTTCAGCAATTAATGGACATGCAAGTTTCAGCTGAATATCCTACTCATGGATATGAGCAACCTGGGCTAGAAAATCAAGATGCACAATTATATTTAGCTAGCAATATTTTACCCCGCGGCAAAAATTACGACGGTCCGATGAAAATTTATGATATGTTACGGGAAGCCGAAGAAACCTTTATTGGAGCTATTTATTCGTTTAAATTATATAGACAGGAGTACAAATGATTCACTTATAAGAAACAATAAAAAACAGTAGTGATTTTACATTACTGTTTTTTATTGTTCATTTTTAATTGTAAACTTTTCATTTTTAGTTAACTGTATATTCTATACATATGAGGTTAACATAACCCATCATTAGCGTTAGCGAGGAAAAAGGACAACCCTGCTCTCACAAGTGAACCCTTTTTTAGTTCTATGAATCTATACATATTATATACATTCCTATCCTAACGTGGTTTTAGTGCTCTTGTTTGTTACTGGATTAGCCAAAAAACTGTATAAAATCTTGCATACTATTAGCTTGTTTTTTCTAAAAATACTGGCATCCCCCAATTTGTGCTTTCTTATGGATATTTCTTGACTCCTCATTAAAACACTCTCCTGTTCTTTGTCTATCTTTAAGAATAAACCCTGCTTGTTTATTTCAAGTTCTTGCATCGAGGTTTTACCTTCTCCCAAAGCCAAACAAACAATTCAGATTACATGCCTATATCAAACTAAACATTCAATCTTTATCCAGTTTGTAAATAAAATAGGATAATCAGCCCCATAACGGACTAACTATCCTATAAATTATTATCTAAATTCAATAAAGTGAAACTTTAATCAGCCCTCACCAATCGGGCTTTTACGGGCAGTTGATCCCCACCTAATTTCTTTGCTTCCGCTGAAATTTGAGATGAGGGTCTTACTGCCCGGCAAATAGCGGGATAAAACTAGAACTTCTTTTCCTATGTATATTTACTTCGTTACCTCTCCAAACTGCGCTCTCGTCACTTTCGCCAAGTCATCTACTTTAAGCTCAATTTGTATACCAATTTTCCCGCCACTTACTATCATCGTTTCAAGTGATTGGGCACTTTCATCAATACATGTAGAAAATAACTTCTTCATTCCGACTGGTGAACAACCACCACGAATATATCCTGACACTTTCGTAATATCTTTTACAGGAATCATTTCAATTTTCTTTTCACTTACTGCTTTTGCGGCAGCTTTTAAATTTAGTTCCTCATCTACCGGAATAATAAACACATGATAATTTTTACTATTCCCTTGAGCGATTAACGTTTTATATACTTCTCTCACTTCTCGTCCAATTTTCTCGGCTACTGATACGCCATCAATTTTCCCATCGTCTGGATCATATGACATCATCGAATATTCAATTTTTTCTTTATCTAATATTCGCATCGCATTTGTTTTATCTTTTTTCATAGTGATCTCCTTAAAAGGTTATTTCATATTATTAAGTTTTATTATACACCCTTTTCCATTTCTCCTACATAACTTCACGTATATTTCAAAACTAAAAATATTGATAATTCAAAAATCATCTGATATAATTTGGAAAAACTTACGTTAAGGAGAGATTTGCAATGCTAAATTTTAATACTTCTTTCCAACTTCATCATCAAACGTAACGCCGTGTATCCGAAGAAAAATTTTTCTTCGTGGGTACAGGGCTTTTCCTGTTGACCCACGAAGCGTTCATAAAGCTATGTGGGTATTTTTATACCTGCATAGCTTTTTTTAATTTGAAAAAGGAGTGATTATGATGGAAATGAGAAATGTAAAAGGAACGAAAGACTATTTACCAGAGGAGCAAGTGCTGCGAAATAAAATTAAAAGAGCTTGTGAAGATACGTTTGAACGATACGGATGCAAACCTTTAGAAACGCCGACGTTAAATATGTATGAGCTTATGTCTTACAAGTACGGCGGTGGCGATGAAATATTAAAAGAAATATATACACTTCAGGATCAAGGAAAACGTGAGCTCGCCTTACGATACGATTTAACTATTCCATTCGCAAAGGTTGTGGCAATGAATCCGAACCTCCGCCTCCCTTTTAAACGTTATGAGATTGGGAAAGTATTTCGAGATGGGCCAATTAAACAAGGAAGATTTCGTGAATTTATACAATGCGACGTTGATATCGTCGGTGTTGAGTCTGTCATGGCAGAAGCTGAACTTATGGCTATGGCGTTTGAGCTGTTCCGAACGTTAAACTTAGAGATAACGATCCAATATAATAACCGAAAATTATTAAACGGTATTCTCGAGTCTATTAACATCCCTACTGAGTTAACGAGTGACGTCATTTTGTCATTAGATAAAATCGAAAAGATTGGGATTGATGGTGTACGAAAAGATGTATTAGAGCGCGGGATTTCTGAAGAAATGGCTGATACGATATGTAATACCGTATTATCTTGTCTAAAGCTTACTATCGCTGACTTTAAAGAAGCTTTCAATAATCCACTCGTTGCCGATGGAGTAAACGAATTACAACAATTACAGCAATATTTAATCGCCCTTGGAATAAATGAAAATACGATATTCAACCCGTTTTTAGCGCGAGGACTCACAATGTATACAGGTACTGTATATGAAATCTTTTTAAAAGATAGATCGATTACATCTAGCATCGGTAGCGGCGGCCGTTACGATAACATTATCGGAGCATTCCGTGGTGATAACATGAACTATCCAACAGTCGGTATTTCATTCGGTTTAGACGTTATTTATACAGCACTATCACAGAAAGAAACGATATCATCTACAGCGGATGTATTTATCATCCCGCTCGGAACAGAATTACAATGCTTACAAATCGCCCAGCAATTACGTTCTACCACTTCCTTAAAAGTCGAACTTGAACTAGCAGGACGCAAATTAAAACGCGCCCTTAATTATGCCAATAAAGAAAATATCCCTTATGTGCTTATTATTGGGGAAGACGAACTTAGTACAAACACTGTTGTGTTGCGGAATATGAAGGAAGGTAGTGAGGTGAAGGTTCCGATTTCTTCTTTAAGTAGGTATTTATAATACGAACCACCCTCGTTTGGGTGGTTTTTCTATTTTATAGATACCTAACAATTAGTTTACATAAAATTATTATAATCTATTAAAAATACAAATAAACAATATCCAATTACCTATTATTTTTGGTAATATATAGATATGAATTATTTTAGGAGGATTAACTTTGAAAACCTACATCCAATTACTAAAGTGGACTACAGGGATCTATCATCTTTTATTACTTCCTTGTTATTATGTATTTCCAAGTCTTGTTAACCTATATGGGTTACCTTTACTACTATTGATTGTTTTTCATATCACTACTATTTTATTAGCTAAAAAAGAAGGCATGAATACGTACCCTCATTATATCGGTATTATCGTTACTCTAGTTGCCTTCTTTCCTTATATAGACATCTTTCTACATATGATAGCAGCCATTTTCCTTTTATTAGATGCTGCTTCTACGAATGCAAAAGAAGTGTATGATTCATAGATGGATAAAATGAAACTTTCATCCATTGAGTTTTGAAATAGGTCAGCAAAAAGGGTTTACTTTTTAAGTAAACCTTTTTTCATTTTTAATTACTCTCCTTACTTCAGAATAATAAAAGAATATTCTGTTTAATTTTTATAAATTTCTAAATATTTATAAAACATTCAAATTAACATACATTTTAGTTATGTAAAAAATCTAAGTTTTAAGGAGATGAATCCATGCTGAAAAAGTTGGTAGCAGGTGCATTATTAACTGTTTCGTCGTTAACTGGAGGACTGGGATCAGTATCAGCTAGTACCGAAAAAGATTATACGATTTCCTCTTTCGAATATGTAACTGTAGATGAAAAGACTGTTGATTCGTTTAACAAATTGAGTGCTCCATCAAAGGAAGACATAAAAATAACGTTAGTTCTACCGAAACAAAATCAAAATGGAGACTGGTTATCTTATGGATTTTCGAGCAAAGAAAGTTTAGAGTCTTTTATTGAAAAAGATAAACAAAGGTTGAACAATTCAATCACTCCCCTTGGTGTTGGAGGAAGCGGACCTGGTAGTACAGACTTCTATAAACGCACAAATCAAGGTAGCGAGTATTTTTCTCTAAGTAGTGGTTATAAAAACTTGTCTGCTAGTTGGCAAAATCAAATTGTTTCTGTACGTACAGCAGCTCCTACTGCTAGCTATTCAACAACACTATGGGAACGTACTTCAACTGACGGATATGGAAAAGGTGTTGTTTTTAAACATGCTGATTGGTATGGTCAAACTGCAAACTTAAATAACTTTCCAACTTCAGCAGTTGAAGTTAAAAAGTAAAAAATATAGAAATAAAAGGTGTTTTCATGTATGAAAGCACCTTTTATTTCTTCTATAACAATTTCAACTCTTAATTATTATTTTTCGTATTCCTATTCTCCAAAACCTTCTCCATATTATGAGTTGCCCATTCCATCATTAATAGAATCACTGGACGTAGTGATTCACCAAGCTCAGTTAACGAATATTCAACTTTAGGTGGCACTTCACGGTATACTTCACGATGTATAATGCCATCAGCTTCAAGTTCTCTCAGCTGCAGCGTTAACATTCTTTGTGTGATATTTGGTTTTAATCTTTTTAATTCATTAAAGCGCTTTGTACCATCTAATAAATGATACAAAATTACCCCTTTCCATTTCCCTCCAATCACCTCAACCATAGCTTCAACTGGACAAGAATATTTATTTAAAAATGGGTAATTTATATTATTTTCGTTTGGACAATCCATAATAAATCCCTTCCCTTAACAATAGTATCTTTTTTGATACTATACCACATAAATGTGCGTACTTGTATCTATGTTACTTTAAAAATATAATTTACTTACAAAAATAAATTCATGAAAAGAGGAACTTTTATGACAAATACAAACGAAATTACAAAAGAAAAGATTATGGAGGCTTTTCATTTCAGACATGCATGTAAAGAATTCGATCCTATGCACAAAATTTCAGAAGAGGATTTTAAATTTATTTTAGAAACAGGCAGATTATCTCCTTCTTCTTTTGGATATGAGCCTTGGAAATTTATTGTCGTACAAAATAAAGAATTAAGAGAAAAACTACAACCGTATTCATGGGGGGCTGGTGGGCAACTTGCAACAGCTAGTCATTTTGTTATTGTTCTTTCAAGAAACATTAAAGATATGCATTATGATGCAGAGTATATTAAATATATGATGAACGATATTATTGGATTGCCTGAAGACACTCAAAAAATTAGATATGAATTCTTCAAAAAGTTCCAGGAAACAGATTTTAACTTATTACAATCCGATCGTGCTGTATTTGATTGGGCATCTAAACAAACTTATATTGCTTTAGGTAATATGATGACGAGCGCAGCTCAAATCGGTATTGATTCTTGTCCAATAGAAGGATTTGATAAAGAGGAAGTAGATTCTTTACTTCGTCAAGAAGGCATTATACAAGACGATAACTTTGAAGTATCAGTTATGGTTGCCTTTGGTTACCGTAAAGAAGAGCCAAAGCGTGATAAAACAAGACAGACTATGGATACAATTGTTGAATGGATTAAGTAATATAGCACAGACAAATAATGCTCCTAATAGCTGGATACTTATACTAAAGAACTATCAGTCGTTTTTCTTATGTATGAATTTGGTTTTTCATGGAAAGATATGTTAGTATGTATACAGTTTGAGTGCTCTATTTTTAGAGTCGAACAGGAGGAGAATGAATATGTCTGATATTGAAGTTGGCGAAGTGTTTACTCTTAGTGATGAGAATAACGAAGAGCAAGAAGTAGAAGTACTTGGAGCGATGGATGTCGAAGGTGCAGAGTATATTGCTGTTGCCTTTGTTGAAGATATCCAAACAGAAACTGAGGAAGACATTGATATTTTCTTTTTAAAAGTAGAAGAAGATAATGAGTTTTCATACATTGAAAATGATGAAGAGTTTGATAAAGTATCTACTGCGTTTGAAAAGATTTTGGATGAGCAAGAGCAAGAATAGTATGAATGAAAAACACGCGGGCGGATGTATATCCGCCCTCTTTTTATTTATTACTCATCCAGAGACTCACGCAGTAATTGCAGTACATCTTTCATCGCAAAAGGTCCATCTTTTTTAACATGTTCCGCAAATTCTGAAACGAGACGTAATGTTCTCACACTTTCGATTGGATGCTCTCCTGATGCACTTTCAGCTGAAAGCATAACTGCATTCGTCCCGTCCAGTACAGCTTGAAACACATCAGTCACCTCTGCCCTTGTTGGAATAGAATGATCTACCATAGATTGAAGCATTTGTGTTGCTGTAATGACATATGTATTCGTTCGATTACATTCCTGAATCATCATTTTCTGTAAAAGCGGAATGCATTGATACGGTAACTCTACTCCTAAATCGCCCCTTGCAATCATAATTCCATCTGCTTCTTTACATATATCTTGAAAATTCTCGATTGCTTCCATCGTTTCTATTTTTGCAATTACATTAGGTGACGTTTCTTTATACTGTTGTATAAAATCTCGTATTTCTTTTATATGACTAGGTTTTCTTACGAAAGAACACGCGATAAAATCAACATTCTCTTCTAAAAGAAACTGAATATCTTTTTTATCTTTCTCTGTAATAGCTGGTAAACGAACAGCCGCATCTGGTAAATTAACTCCTTTATGAGATGAGATATTGCCACCTGTTTTTACCTTCGTTTCTATTTTGTCCGTACTTATCTTTTCAACAATTAATTCAACTTCTCCATCATTAATTAAAATTCTACTGCCTACTTTCACATCATTCGCAATTCCTTCATAATCAACGCTTGCTTCTGTATTACTCCCTGTAACTGGTTGTGTATGTAAAATAAAAGAATCTCCTGCCTGAAGTGTAATTTGCTCTCCCTTCACTTCACCTAATCTTATTTTAGGACCTTGTACATCACCCAAAAATTTAATAGAGTCATCTAATGATTTCACTAAACGAATGATGTCTTTATGACTTTCATGCGTGCCATGCGATAAATTCAGTCGAACAATTTTCATACCATTCTTTATTAACTGTGCTAACGTTTCTTTATTATTACTTGCGGGTCCAATTGTACAAATTCGATCGATTGTCATTTTTGTCACCATCCTTTTTTTAATAAGTTTCCCATATGAACTTAAAAATAACAGAGATTCTGACATGAATAGATTTAAATTTACATGAATTTCATAAAATTAAACCTGTATCCCTTGCTGGCTAAGCATTAGAAGATATATTCGCTTTTTTGCAAATGAAGACATGTTGAATCGAAAGTAAAAGAAAAGTTAAGTATGGGATAAACCATTGAGAGTTTCGAAATTTTCATATATTGTATGAATTGAGTTCGAACTCAAAAATTTAAAAAGGTGGGAAAATTAGTGAATATGAAAAAATCTTTATCGGTGACAACTTTAGGGTTAGCGGTTTTAGGTTTTGGTTTTACTAATAACGCAAGTGCTTCAGAGGTCGATACTGTAGACAAGCAGCCCGTTTTAGTTGACTTTGATACAATTCAATCAACAAAAACATCTAGTGTTCCTAGTTTGACTGTTGCAGTTGCACCTAAGAATGACTCTAACATTAGCGTATATACTCCCTTTTTTGGTAACCCATATGCAGTTGCTAAATCGAATTCAACTACGACCGAAGACTATGTTTATGCAAAAGCAAGAACTTTCAATGGCGATGGCTCATTAGTGAATACGAAAAGTAATAGTGCAAAAAAATCATCCTTTGTAAGTGCTACAGCGACCAACACAAGCATTTATTATGGAGATGATTACGCTATCGGTAATCATACCTATAAATTAAGTGGTTATAATGATGTGAATCACGAAACAAAAGCTTTCTGGTAAGAAAGAGAAAAAAGATATGCATCTTGCATATCTTTTTTCTCTAATATTTTACATATATTGAGGTGCTATTTATGAAACAAATATATATTATTAGCGGTGTTTTACTTATTTCATTACTTACAATTTATATTTTGTTCAATACTTCATTCATACAACCTCATCCACCTTCCATAGAAAATAAACGAGAGCAACAAACCAATACTATTTCTTACGGATTGAAGGATAATCAAGGCCAACATATTAACAATGGTAGTACAATTACTAGTGAGGATAATAAAATTAATGTAACATTATCATTCGTACATACTATTAATGAAAACCGAAAATATGGATTAATTGTTCTAGAAGATTACGAACAAAAACCTTTTAAAATAGAAGATACTACTACTGAAATATCACACTATTTTTTTGATATGAAACCAAACAGTTCAATTACTACGAAAATCTCTTTACACACTTCTCCTAATGCAAGTGAATTAACCTTTTTAATAATTAAAAAACCTGAATACAAATTAAAAGATAATAACTTAAATAAAGCAGCTATTTTAGAAGATATTCTAAGTATGCGATATTCAATACATCCTCTTCAGAAAGAAAACGAAAAAATAAAACTCTCCCTTATAGATCCAGATGCTATTCTAAAAGATGGTCTTTACGAACCATTATTTGTTACGAACCGTGAAGAGAACTTACAAACTGTCTTCTTTGTAAAGGAAGGCAAGCAATTAATTTTATCAAACGGTAATGAAACAAATGATGAAATGACTTACGCAATCGTGGCTTTTAAAGATTGGAAACAAGTTGAAATATTTAACAATAGAAAAGTCGTTTATACTAAGGTTGCACCTGAAACGAGGCAAATCTTTAATTTCACATTGCCTTCAGTGGATCAGGAAAGTAATTTGCAACTCGTCGCTTTTCCATTTCCTTATAAAGTTAGCGAAGAAGATTATATCAGTCAACAAGCATTCAGTTCCTTTCGCATCGTAATTGAAAATGAAAATAAATAAGTTATACTATGCACATTACAACAACCTAAAAAAGGCCTACTCACACGAGTAGGCTTTTGAAACTATGAAAGTTTCGTCAATAACTGATTTAAATCTTTTTTCGTTTTCATCGTTAATGATTTCATTTTATTAATATCGATTTTTTCTTTCTCCGCTCCTACAATTAACGGATACATACTTTGACCGATTGTTTTAGAATCCGTCGGATGTGATGCTTCTAGCTCTTTTTCAATCACATCCCACTTTTCATTAATTTGTTTGCCAAGCTTATTCACTGTTTCCAATTTTGGATTAGCAGCTAACTGCTTGTCCAAGCTATCAATTAATGCTACAACTTCTTTAACATTCGTTTTCACAGCAACACTTTTCTTCGGATCTTTCGTTGTCTTTCCGTTATTGTTTGTGCTTGTACTTGTGCTTTGATCTGTTGTTTTCCCGCTAGTCGTTTGATCATTCGTTTTTCCTGTCGTCTCTTTTTCTTTTGTTTTTACATTTTCGTTTTGAGTTGACGTTTTGCCGTTACTTTCTGTCCCTGATGATTCTTTCGTATTTTTTGCATCCTTATCTGTTTTTTCATTTGAAGAAGTATTTGTTTCTTTTTCAGTATCTTTCGTTGTTTTTGACGCTTCATCTGCACTTGTCGTTTTTGCTTCTCCATCATTTTGCGCAGTTACTTGCTCTTTCTTTTCCGTTTCTTTATCTGCTGAAGGACTACAAGCTGCCATAGTAAGCATTGTACCAATTGTTATCGATGCGATAGCGACCTTTTTCATTTTCATATAAATCCCCCTATGTTTTACATAATTTATCCTCCCCTTTACGATTCGATTCCCCCTTAAAAAATCCCTTTTCATACGAATTATCATCTTTCCGACAGTAATCTTCATAATAATACGTACAAAAACTGATAAACTCATTTTAATATTCGAGTTTCTTCTACTTCATTTTTCTACTCGCAAGTAAAAGAAAAAGAGTATATTGTCACATTAAGAATTACGATCTTCATATGACGATATACTCTTCTATCAAATTTTTATCTTTCTTGACATTTTATTTATACAAAAAAATAAAATTTTCTTTCGTTTTTTGTTTCTCAACATTTGTTAACATAATATTTTTATGAGTAACCACCATTCGAGTGAATGACTTGCCCAGTAACCCATTTCGCTTCTTCACTTACTAAAAAAGAAATTAAGCGCGCAGCATCCACCGGTTCTCCTACTTTACCTTGCGGGAACTTCCATACTAAATGATGCTTCAGCTCCTCTGTAATCCATCCTGTATTCGTCGGTCCTGGATCTACAGCATTCACT
This DNA window, taken from Bacillus cereus ATCC 14579, encodes the following:
- a CDS encoding MFS transporter, which produces MQSEKLWTKDFLGTCFSSLFLFLTFYMLMTTLPVYVIDGLKGKPEEIGLVATVFLISSVLCRPFTGKWLDDLGRKKILFISLSLFLAATVMYFGAQSLFLLLALRFLHGIGFGMATTATGTIVTDVAPAHRRGEALAYFGVFMSLPMVIGPFLGLTIISHFSFTVLFIVCSVFSLLAFLLGLLVDIPHEAPVSKQKREKMKWKDLIEPSSIPIALTGFVLAFSYSGILSFIPIYAKELGLSEIASYFFILYALVVVISRPFTGKIFDRFGENVLVYPAIIIFTIGMFILSQAQTSFWFLGAGMLIGLGYGTLIPSFQTIAISAAPNHRRGSATATYFSFFDSGIGFGSFILGIVAAKSSYHNMYFIAAIIVAFTLLLYYGLHGRKQKFKKQPTDGKISA
- the ybaK gene encoding Cys-tRNA(Pro) deacylase, which translates into the protein MKKDKTNAMRILDKEKIEYSMMSYDPDDGKIDGVSVAEKIGREVREVYKTLIAQGNSKNYHVFIIPVDEELNLKAAAKAVSEKKIEMIPVKDITKVSGYIRGGCSPVGMKKLFSTCIDESAQSLETMIVSGGKIGIQIELKVDDLAKVTRAQFGEVTK
- a CDS encoding histidine--tRNA ligase yields the protein MEMRNVKGTKDYLPEEQVLRNKIKRACEDTFERYGCKPLETPTLNMYELMSYKYGGGDEILKEIYTLQDQGKRELALRYDLTIPFAKVVAMNPNLRLPFKRYEIGKVFRDGPIKQGRFREFIQCDVDIVGVESVMAEAELMAMAFELFRTLNLEITIQYNNRKLLNGILESINIPTELTSDVILSLDKIEKIGIDGVRKDVLERGISEEMADTICNTVLSCLKLTIADFKEAFNNPLVADGVNELQQLQQYLIALGINENTIFNPFLARGLTMYTGTVYEIFLKDRSITSSIGSGGRYDNIIGAFRGDNMNYPTVGISFGLDVIYTALSQKETISSTADVFIIPLGTELQCLQIAQQLRSTTSLKVELELAGRKLKRALNYANKENIPYVLIIGEDELSTNTVVLRNMKEGSEVKVPISSLSRYL
- a CDS encoding winged helix-turn-helix transcriptional regulator codes for the protein MDCPNENNINYPFLNKYSCPVEAMVEVIGGKWKGVILYHLLDGTKRFNELKRLKPNITQRMLTLQLRELEADGIIHREVYREVPPKVEYSLTELGESLRPVILLMMEWATHNMEKVLENRNTKNNN
- a CDS encoding NAD(P)H-dependent oxidoreductase, with amino-acid sequence MTNTNEITKEKIMEAFHFRHACKEFDPMHKISEEDFKFILETGRLSPSSFGYEPWKFIVVQNKELREKLQPYSWGAGGQLATASHFVIVLSRNIKDMHYDAEYIKYMMNDIIGLPEDTQKIRYEFFKKFQETDFNLLQSDRAVFDWASKQTYIALGNMMTSAAQIGIDSCPIEGFDKEEVDSLLRQEGIIQDDNFEVSVMVAFGYRKEEPKRDKTRQTMDTIVEWIK
- a CDS encoding DUF1292 domain-containing protein, with product MNMSDIEVGEVFTLSDENNEEQEVEVLGAMDVEGAEYIAVAFVEDIQTETEEDIDIFFLKVEEDNEFSYIENDEEFDKVSTAFEKILDEQEQE
- a CDS encoding pyruvate kinase; translated protein: MTIDRICTIGPASNNKETLAQLIKNGMKIVRLNLSHGTHESHKDIIRLVKSLDDSIKFLGDVQGPKIRLGEVKGEQITLQAGDSFILHTQPVTGSNTEASVDYEGIANDVKVGSRILINDGEVELIVEKISTDKIETKVKTGGNISSHKGVNLPDAAVRLPAITEKDKKDIQFLLEENVDFIACSFVRKPSHIKEIRDFIQQYKETSPNVIAKIETMEAIENFQDICKEADGIMIARGDLGVELPYQCIPLLQKMMIQECNRTNTYVITATQMLQSMVDHSIPTRAEVTDVFQAVLDGTNAVMLSAESASGEHPIESVRTLRLVSEFAEHVKKDGPFAMKDVLQLLRESLDE